A genomic segment from uncultured Methanobrevibacter sp. encodes:
- a CDS encoding TIGR00730 family Rossman fold protein: protein MRICLYGAGSTQIKSKYTEESYKLGEEIAKRGHTLVFGGGSTGVMGAVSKGAIDNNGKVIGIAPEWMEDFEGICRDCDEFIYTESMDERKKLFLKNSDAFIIAPGGIGTLDEFFEIIVLKKLKQHNKKIILFNLFDYYDPMLEMLDFMLEEGVVREEIDKNTFKIADSIERVFELLEKE from the coding sequence ATGAGAATTTGTCTTTATGGTGCTGGAAGCACTCAAATAAAATCCAAATATACTGAAGAATCATACAAATTAGGAGAGGAAATAGCTAAAAGAGGACATACTCTTGTATTTGGTGGAGGATCTACAGGGGTTATGGGTGCTGTTTCAAAAGGAGCAATAGACAATAATGGAAAAGTTATAGGAATTGCACCGGAATGGATGGAAGATTTTGAAGGAATCTGTAGAGATTGCGATGAATTCATTTACACAGAATCCATGGATGAGAGAAAAAAGCTATTTTTAAAAAATTCAGATGCTTTCATAATAGCCCCTGGTGGAATAGGAACCCTTGATGAATTCTTTGAAATCATTGTGTTGAAGAAATTAAAACAGCACAACAAAAAGATAATCCTCTTTAATCTCTTCGATTATTATGACCCTATGTTAGAAATGCTTGATTTTATGTTGGAAGAAGGAGTCGTTAGAGAAGAGATTGATAAGAACACCTTTAAAATAGCTGATTCAATTGAAAGAGTTTTTGAGCTTTTGGAAAAAGAATAA
- a CDS encoding carboxymuconolactone decarboxylase family protein — MGEKVFYGKGIRRIKKEDSELYDSIENLDKNVWNANALDYRTQKLIAIAISATKPESSSFLKQVSKAKKELDISRDEMMDVLKVVLLTSGMQPFNKALEVVNKLYD; from the coding sequence ATGGGTGAAAAGGTATTTTACGGCAAAGGCATTCGCAGAATTAAAAAAGAGGATTCTGAACTATATGATTCAATTGAAAATTTAGATAAGAATGTTTGGAATGCCAATGCTTTGGATTACAGGACTCAAAAGTTAATAGCTATTGCAATCTCTGCAACTAAACCTGAAAGCTCTTCATTCTTAAAACAGGTTTCTAAAGCTAAAAAGGAACTTGACATCAGTCGTGATGAAATGATGGATGTTTTAAAGGTAGTTCTTTTAACTTCAGGTATGCAGCCATTCAATAAGGCTTTAGAAGTGGTTAATAAATTGTATGATTGA
- a CDS encoding carboxymuconolactone decarboxylase family protein: MKEEVFYGKGMGKLKEEDEDLYQAIVALNDAVWNGKALDYKTQKLIAIGIAASNADSRATEKQIMSAKKELGVTRDEVVDVLKVVLLTSGMQPFNKALQIANKVFEE, encoded by the coding sequence ATGAAAGAGGAAGTGTTTTACGGTAAAGGCATGGGAAAATTAAAAGAGGAAGATGAAGATTTATACCAAGCTATTGTAGCATTAAATGATGCTGTATGGAATGGAAAGGCATTGGATTACAAGACTCAAAAGTTGATAGCTATTGGAATTGCAGCTTCCAATGCAGACAGCCGTGCAACTGAAAAGCAGATCATGAGTGCTAAAAAGGAATTGGGTGTCACTCGTGATGAAGTTGTGGATGTTTTGAAAGTTGTATTGTTGACTTCAGGCATGCAACCATTCAATAAGGCTTTGCAAATAGCTAATAAAGTCTTCGAAGAGTAA
- a CDS encoding thermonuclease family protein, which translates to MKLKGRNLLIILIIFILGFSIISAGSAYTGTGFTHDIPFSKYSDLSNDDILKKYDDTDCQPEFTGLCTYVTDGDTIEVDGLGKVRFVGVNTPERGVEGYICSKRFVQKFCLNKEVSLDIDDSKYTDKYGRYLAVVIVDGKNLNEMLLKEGLAEVMYIPPSEFYPYDWAPNSDGYSKYVSSYSSSNSGSSSSSSDSGSYIASANSHKFHYTTCRWGKKISEKNKVTFNSRSDAISQGYEPCKVCQP; encoded by the coding sequence ATGAAGTTAAAAGGTAGAAATTTATTAATCATACTAATTATTTTTATTTTAGGATTTTCCATTATATCTGCAGGATCAGCTTATACTGGAACTGGATTCACTCATGATATTCCTTTTTCCAAATATTCTGATTTGTCCAATGATGATATCTTAAAGAAATATGATGATACAGATTGCCAGCCGGAATTCACTGGTTTGTGCACTTATGTAACTGATGGTGACACCATTGAAGTCGATGGACTTGGAAAGGTGCGTTTTGTGGGAGTGAACACTCCGGAAAGAGGAGTGGAAGGTTATATCTGCTCTAAACGTTTTGTTCAGAAATTTTGCTTGAACAAGGAAGTGAGCTTGGATATTGATGATTCAAAGTACACAGATAAATATGGCAGATACTTGGCTGTTGTCATTGTAGACGGCAAGAACCTAAATGAAATGCTTTTGAAGGAAGGGCTTGCTGAAGTCATGTATATTCCTCCAAGTGAGTTCTATCCATATGATTGGGCACCTAATTCAGATGGATACTCAAAGTATGTAAGTTCATACAGCTCTTCAAACAGCGGCAGTTCTTCATCCAGTTCAGATTCTGGATCTTATATAGCAAGTGCAAACAGCCATAAGTTCCATTACACTACCTGTAGGTGGGGTAAAAAGATTTCTGAAAAGAATAAGGTCACTTTCAATAGCAGATCTGATGCAATTAGCCAAGGTTACGAACCATGTAAGGTTTGCCAACCTTAA
- a CDS encoding DUF3795 domain-containing protein has product MKMPEKIDTIMFAPCGMNCKLCIKHLSENNPCPGCLIDSPNKTKKALKCKIKKCLETKRVRYCGRCSEFPCKLIKKQDKNYKKRYNFSTLDNAKRITYTGINKIMLEDSINWKCESCGGIISIQEHVCSECGLKDDGK; this is encoded by the coding sequence ATGAAAATGCCTGAAAAGATTGATACAATCATGTTTGCACCTTGTGGTATGAATTGCAAACTATGCATAAAGCATTTATCAGAGAATAACCCATGTCCAGGATGCCTTATTGATAGTCCTAACAAGACCAAAAAAGCATTGAAATGCAAAATAAAAAAATGTCTTGAAACAAAAAGAGTCAGGTATTGTGGCAGATGCAGTGAATTTCCTTGCAAACTCATTAAAAAGCAAGATAAGAATTACAAGAAAAGATACAATTTTTCCACATTAGACAATGCAAAAAGAATCACCTATACTGGAATCAATAAGATAATGTTGGAAGACAGCATTAACTGGAAGTGTGAGTCTTGCGGAGGAATCATAAGCATTCAGGAGCATGTCTGCAGCGAATGTGGATTAAAAGATGATGGTAAATAG
- a CDS encoding zinc ribbon domain-containing protein: protein MNPIKCPRCGKINDGTTDFCIYCGTIYDEYNAEEDDSNVFFIPTRGGKKQEVKLNHMPEKLSSGKESYRWMIIIGYLFAILGSVLGFIFAIYLITRKDSNARKHGLVQLVVLIAEFALIGFLIFTGQMDPNIILNPFNTTNMTQMYNSSAMNMSGSSNLSSLFGF, encoded by the coding sequence ATGAATCCAATTAAATGTCCTAGATGTGGAAAAATAAACGATGGAACTACCGATTTCTGCATTTACTGTGGGACTATCTATGATGAATACAATGCAGAGGAAGATGATTCCAATGTCTTCTTTATTCCTACACGTGGAGGAAAAAAACAAGAAGTCAAACTAAATCATATGCCTGAAAAACTCTCATCCGGAAAAGAAAGTTACAGATGGATGATTATCATAGGTTACTTATTTGCAATATTAGGTAGTGTTCTTGGTTTTATTTTTGCCATTTATCTGATAACAAGAAAAGATTCAAACGCGAGAAAACATGGATTAGTCCAATTAGTTGTTTTAATAGCTGAATTTGCTCTAATCGGTTTCTTGATTTTCACTGGTCAAATGGATCCGAACATTATCTTAAATCCATTCAATACCACAAACATGACTCAAATGTACAATTCAAGTGCAATGAACATGAGTGGTTCCAGTAATTTATCCAGTTTATTTGGTTTTTAA
- a CDS encoding NAD-dependent epimerase/dehydratase family protein, with protein MSKYNEYQDKTILVTGGAGCVGSNLTRRLAELGAEKVIILDNMSSAYEWNVPTNENVELIQGDILDDEELKRVFKMKPDYVFHLAAHFANQNSVDNPETDLMVNGIGILKVLQYAQLTGVERFVYSSSGCGVYGLDSKMPFEEHDISISLHTPYQVTKLLGELYTNYFHNLYDMPIVNARFFNVFGPGEVPGKYRNVIPNFFYWSMTKQALPITGDGSETRDWTFVGDIVNGLLSMGVEEEAIGEAINLGSGKDHRVIDMANKVNELTGNPEGIAYVARRNWDAKTKLLSSIDKAKDILGYKPTVSFDDGLERVYGWFTDNWENIERDAEF; from the coding sequence ATGTCTAAATATAATGAATATCAAGATAAAACCATATTAGTAACTGGTGGAGCAGGTTGTGTTGGAAGTAACTTAACAAGAAGATTAGCAGAATTAGGTGCAGAAAAAGTGATTATACTCGACAATATGTCTTCCGCTTATGAATGGAATGTGCCAACAAATGAAAATGTAGAGCTCATTCAGGGGGACATTTTGGATGATGAAGAGCTAAAGAGAGTATTTAAAATGAAACCTGATTATGTTTTCCATTTAGCTGCTCACTTTGCTAACCAAAACAGTGTTGACAATCCTGAAACAGATTTAATGGTAAATGGTATTGGTATCTTGAAAGTTCTTCAATATGCTCAACTTACTGGTGTTGAAAGATTTGTATATTCCTCTTCTGGTTGTGGAGTATACGGTTTAGACTCTAAAATGCCATTTGAAGAACATGACATTTCTATTTCATTGCACACTCCTTACCAAGTAACTAAATTGCTTGGTGAATTATATACCAATTATTTCCATAACTTATATGACATGCCTATTGTAAATGCAAGATTCTTCAATGTATTCGGTCCTGGGGAAGTTCCTGGAAAATACAGAAATGTTATTCCTAACTTCTTCTACTGGTCTATGACTAAACAGGCATTGCCTATTACCGGTGATGGATCTGAAACAAGAGACTGGACCTTTGTAGGAGATATTGTAAATGGTCTCTTATCAATGGGTGTTGAAGAGGAAGCTATTGGTGAAGCTATTAACCTTGGTTCCGGTAAGGACCATAGGGTTATTGACATGGCAAATAAGGTTAATGAATTAACTGGAAACCCTGAAGGAATCGCTTATGTGGCAAGACGTAATTGGGATGCTAAAACCAAATTGTTGTCTTCCATTGATAAGGCAAAAGACATTCTCGGTTACAAACCAACTGTTTCATTTGATGATGGTTTAGAAAGAGTCTATGGTTGGTTTACAGACAACTGGGAAAACATTGAAAGAGATGCAGAGTTCTGA
- a CDS encoding DUF2085 domain-containing protein, with protein sequence MSVFDYICHRRPERSFFYKGRQFPVCARCTGFYISGIASIILIKFFPVPYSLTTLFLGIILLIPCAIDGFTQLFEMRESNNTLRFITGILGGIGLILVYEIMIEFFVFNFL encoded by the coding sequence ATGAGTGTATTCGATTATATCTGTCATAGAAGACCTGAAAGAAGCTTCTTTTATAAAGGACGCCAATTTCCTGTTTGCGCAAGATGCACAGGGTTTTACATTAGTGGGATAGCTAGCATAATCCTTATAAAGTTCTTCCCAGTTCCCTATTCCTTAACAACTCTATTTTTAGGAATCATCCTTTTAATCCCATGTGCAATCGATGGATTTACGCAACTATTTGAAATGAGAGAAAGCAATAACACTCTCAGATTCATTACAGGAATTTTAGGAGGAATAGGCTTAATTTTAGTCTATGAAATCATGATAGAATTTTTTGTATTTAATTTCTTATAA
- a CDS encoding HPP family protein yields MKAKEMMDKEFVYVSKDDTIEDVSIKMEEYRRFTAPVLDENMKLEGWITSFNITKGLREGKTTIADVMSPVEEIMTINENEAARNVVIAASNNKLISIPIINDENQVIGVTRSVDIVDSMSSLYDIKVNKIYKAMEKELRGVSWDELMEASAKISTRTTGVKITAEEYEKNIENATFGEAIWATGGLEKFFAGLISVGELVIARKVGRARR; encoded by the coding sequence ATGAAAGCTAAAGAGATGATGGATAAGGAATTTGTTTATGTATCAAAAGATGATACTATCGAAGATGTTTCTATAAAAATGGAAGAGTACAGAAGATTCACCGCTCCAGTTTTAGATGAAAACATGAAATTGGAAGGTTGGATTACTTCATTCAACATAACCAAAGGATTACGTGAAGGAAAGACAACCATTGCTGATGTTATGAGTCCTGTTGAGGAAATCATGACCATTAATGAAAATGAAGCGGCAAGAAATGTTGTTATTGCAGCTTCAAACAATAAATTAATCAGCATTCCTATTATCAATGATGAAAATCAGGTAATCGGTGTTACAAGATCTGTAGATATTGTAGATTCCATGTCTTCATTATATGATATTAAAGTAAATAAAATCTACAAAGCTATGGAAAAAGAGCTTAGAGGAGTCAGTTGGGATGAATTGATGGAAGCTTCCGCTAAAATCTCTACAAGAACAACTGGTGTAAAAATCACTGCCGAAGAGTATGAGAAAAATATTGAAAATGCCACATTTGGTGAAGCCATTTGGGCAACTGGTGGTCTTGAAAAGTTCTTTGCAGGCCTTATTTCTGTTGGAGAACTTGTTATTGCACGTAAAGTAGGTCGTGCAAGACGCTAA
- a CDS encoding 4Fe-4S binding protein — protein sequence MEIKLKKQIETLEREITLKSVDLDEDIEDFNVDIHDFNDQEKLITISPRCVRCNLCVEECPIKVISSSTWLKRAKIGEDCVQCEICAQTCPVSCIYVWDAESVIKEDDSVEYTLKEIKVPHRTLKMEDISINRNECIGCGSCLKYCPTNAISLRTKEFIEEHGEACPIDGAIDSEDGYVYSYIDKDRCCGCGSCANLCIQGAINLKRDLGPVVIYSHIDVNQDICVACELCEDNCPVSAIKVVDGEIILNNDKCIRCKECSSRCPVGALNLVLDD from the coding sequence ATGGAAATTAAACTAAAAAAGCAGATTGAAACCTTAGAGAGGGAAATCACTCTTAAATCTGTAGATTTAGATGAAGATATTGAAGACTTTAATGTAGACATTCATGATTTCAACGATCAGGAAAAGCTAATAACCATTTCACCTCGTTGTGTCAGATGCAATCTTTGCGTTGAAGAATGCCCTATTAAGGTTATCAGTTCTTCCACTTGGCTTAAAAGAGCTAAAATAGGTGAAGATTGTGTGCAATGTGAGATTTGTGCTCAAACCTGTCCGGTTTCATGTATTTATGTATGGGATGCTGAATCAGTCATTAAGGAGGATGATTCTGTAGAATATACATTAAAGGAGATTAAGGTTCCTCATAGAACTCTTAAAATGGAAGACATTTCCATAAATCGTAATGAATGTATTGGCTGTGGGTCTTGTCTTAAATACTGTCCTACCAATGCAATATCTCTTAGAACTAAAGAATTCATTGAAGAGCATGGAGAGGCATGTCCAATAGATGGCGCTATTGACTCTGAAGATGGATATGTGTATTCCTATATTGACAAGGACCGTTGTTGCGGTTGTGGATCTTGTGCTAACTTATGTATTCAAGGAGCAATTAACCTTAAAAGGGACTTAGGTCCAGTAGTGATTTACAGTCACATTGATGTCAATCAGGATATCTGTGTAGCTTGTGAGTTATGTGAAGATAACTGTCCTGTTTCTGCCATTAAGGTTGTTGACGGTGAGATTATTCTAAATAATGATAAATGTATAAGATGCAAGGAATGCAGTTCCAGATGTCCTGTAGGTGCTTTAAATTTAGTTTTAGATGATTAA
- a CDS encoding carbohydrate kinase family protein, translating into MEENDKNIPKSSNNVTAEDLGVDEIVYDAINVDVIGFGALNVDKLYKVGHIAEIDGESFIKGEEESPGGSAANTIIGLSKLGCSTSYIGKIADDEEGDLLEYNLMINDVYLTNLIYADRGNSGKVLGFISDAGDRALYVDPGVNDEITIDEINPLNVNACKILHYTSFVGDSFNAQKELLPLLADKIVLSFDPGMLYAKKGVGELKEILERTDILLINEAELKILFEDYYKEKLNLSDDDSLSFRDLAVYVRNDGIDTVVVKRGSIGAYAINKKDEEVKIPAFECDAVDTTAAGDSFNAGFLYSYLKGYDLAKSCTIANWVASKSVQAIGISGLPTLEELEEFTQSL; encoded by the coding sequence ATGGAAGAAAATGATAAGAATATTCCAAAATCCTCAAATAATGTAACTGCTGAAGATTTAGGTGTTGATGAAATAGTTTATGATGCAATCAATGTGGATGTAATAGGCTTTGGTGCATTGAATGTAGATAAGCTCTATAAGGTTGGACATATTGCAGAAATCGATGGGGAAAGCTTCATTAAAGGTGAAGAGGAATCTCCGGGGGGTTCAGCAGCCAATACAATCATAGGACTTTCAAAGCTTGGATGCTCAACATCATATATTGGAAAGATAGCAGATGATGAGGAAGGAGACTTATTGGAATACAATTTGATGATCAATGATGTTTACTTAACAAATCTCATCTATGCAGATAGAGGCAATTCAGGTAAGGTATTGGGATTCATTTCTGATGCAGGAGATAGGGCTCTTTATGTAGACCCTGGTGTAAATGATGAGATAACAATTGATGAAATCAATCCATTGAATGTCAATGCATGCAAGATACTTCATTACACCTCATTTGTTGGGGATTCATTCAATGCTCAAAAGGAATTGTTGCCATTATTGGCAGATAAGATTGTCTTAAGTTTTGATCCTGGAATGCTTTATGCTAAAAAAGGAGTAGGAGAACTTAAGGAAATCCTTGAAAGAACTGATATTCTTCTTATTAATGAAGCTGAATTGAAGATATTGTTTGAAGATTATTATAAGGAAAAATTGAATTTATCTGATGATGATTCATTAAGCTTTAGAGATTTGGCAGTTTATGTTCGCAATGATGGCATTGATACTGTGGTTGTAAAAAGAGGCTCTATTGGAGCTTATGCAATAAATAAGAAGGATGAAGAGGTTAAAATACCTGCATTCGAATGTGATGCAGTTGATACAACCGCTGCAGGAGATTCATTCAATGCTGGTTTCCTGTATTCCTATCTTAAAGGATACGATTTGGCTAAATCATGTACAATAGCTAATTGGGTTGCTTCAAAATCAGTTCAAGCTATTGGAATTTCTGGTTTGCCTACTTTAGAGGAATTGGAAGAGTTTACACAGTCCTTATGA
- a CDS encoding formylmethanofuran--tetrahydromethanopterin N-formyltransferase, translated as MVNYDKVEDTFFESFDGMYIRALITAEDELTVKEAAYDATATPSAVIGRVEAGVEAFVDADKTPDGRPGAIVQFWLTDDLKKFEKELSYRIRQDILVKPFTRVFSITENPVGAIGMMESVGHCGDGYEWEIEEFGRKMINVPIAVPDFQIESELAYAEGIMGGNFWYMCSTKEAVLKAGRIIIDTIMEVEGVCTPFGICSAASKPETNFPEIGPSTNHPYCPSLKERLGDESKVPEGVNYIPEIVINATSQEGMNLAIKKAIDAIIDIPGVERISAGNFEGQLGEHKTNLLDILKE; from the coding sequence ATGGTAAATTATGATAAGGTTGAAGATACATTCTTTGAATCATTTGATGGAATGTATATCAGAGCATTGATTACAGCAGAAGACGAATTGACTGTAAAGGAAGCAGCTTACGATGCTACAGCTACACCAAGTGCTGTCATTGGCAGAGTTGAAGCAGGTGTGGAAGCTTTTGTAGACGCTGATAAGACTCCTGATGGAAGACCTGGAGCTATTGTCCAGTTCTGGTTAACTGATGACTTGAAAAAATTTGAAAAGGAATTATCCTACAGAATTCGTCAAGACATTCTTGTAAAGCCATTTACAAGGGTATTCAGCATAACTGAAAATCCTGTTGGCGCTATTGGAATGATGGAAAGCGTAGGCCATTGTGGGGATGGCTATGAATGGGAAATTGAAGAGTTTGGAAGAAAGATGATCAATGTCCCAATTGCAGTTCCTGATTTCCAGATTGAATCTGAACTTGCTTATGCAGAAGGAATCATGGGAGGTAACTTCTGGTATATGTGTTCCACAAAAGAAGCTGTCTTAAAGGCAGGCAGAATTATCATCGACACTATTATGGAAGTTGAAGGAGTCTGCACTCCTTTTGGAATATGCTCTGCTGCAAGTAAGCCTGAAACCAATTTCCCTGAAATTGGTCCAAGTACAAATCATCCGTATTGCCCTTCATTGAAGGAAAGACTCGGTGATGAGTCAAAAGTTCCTGAAGGGGTAAATTATATTCCTGAAATCGTTATAAATGCAACCAGTCAGGAAGGTATGAACTTGGCTATTAAAAAAGCTATTGATGCTATAATTGACATCCCTGGTGTTGAAAGGATTTCAGCTGGAAACTTTGAAGGCCAATTAGGTGAGCATAAGACCAATTTATTGGATATTTTGAAAGAATAA